In a single window of the Streptomyces sp. CGMCC 4.7035 genome:
- a CDS encoding FHA domain-containing protein, translating to MQIRLTVVDPLGPPPESRVRAASCDVLVTAPAGTALAAVASGLASAVGAGDAPVVLFAGAERLDAQRCTLGEPPLLDGAVLTLGAPAEPGPEPDEDAAQLHVVAGPDAGGVHLLHGGVIHVGRSADADVPLDDPDVSRLHCAVTVAADGRVSVADLGSTNGTMLDGTRVTDRPVRFAPGALLRLGESALRLAPPGGVRSVGTAPDGEGHVRVLGEGGEGSEGAEGSARPATRLTVPHARVGGAGAPETGTGGRTGAGHTGHRSAADRASGDTHHGFSVPGGTHHGVNGPGGTHHGVNGPGDTHHGFGVSAWGASGGLAPGAQEHGPVESPIPAPVVPGQGGAPRWESRDAASEDAVYEGTRKGTPLRGTDVPPGVRRRGGFTAWARRLAGGRGEPGGTGREDAYGEDGGTSAPAPSVPRAPEKWPDPAALLLTALGPGPRLWERGPGHPESLTVRLGTADRAAPDGSGLLPAVPVTAGLREVGTLGLAGPRARLAGLARAVVAQLAALHSPDALELVLISADRSRTLEERTAEWSWLGWLPHLRPAHGQDCRLLLAYDREQATARTDELLRRLEDHLAGPGGLMGTGGATGTGRLIGTGRVRDAGSHADTGRATDPDRHTDMNRPAGAADTVDGAWRGGPHPGADPSGRSSDGHHAAADQDRSSADRQGRPSTRGAARRPSWALDDDPADGAFAGPYTVVVVDGDPGGADVREAVVRLAREGARAGIHVVCLAETPSASPASPVTETFEAACAASPVFRECGAVALLSGDVATALRLLRVAPGGSAQAHGHRGPVGHGTLAAVDAVSPAWAERFARALAPLRTDGSGDRHARVSAPLPQAARLLDELGLARATPASLLARWADAADDTESLGGRAWAVLGAGPRGPVGLDLAAEGPHLLIEGPSGSGRTELLRSIAASLAAAERPDRLGIVLVDGRDCGANGGTGGDGLRVCTDLPHVTTHLAANDPVRMREFAQSLSAELKRRAELLGRLGFTEWHTQRAVADRIMPQRAAGSTASGDLDTPPSTTLRLRPAATRQPTEAAPPPARLVVLVDDLDGLLSPALGSPGRPAAGSVVRALEAVARDGARLGVHLVAAADPDGRTAEWAPARTASLRITLDAVSSGVDEPSPGRGQLTRDGKVTPFQGGRITGRIPRTATLRPTVVPLEWHRMGDPPARRPVRELGNGPTDLALLASALERAARSVSAVEVPSLL from the coding sequence ATGCAGATCCGGCTGACCGTCGTAGACCCGCTGGGCCCGCCCCCGGAGTCACGGGTGCGCGCCGCGAGCTGCGACGTGCTGGTCACCGCGCCCGCCGGGACGGCGCTGGCCGCGGTGGCGTCGGGCCTGGCCTCGGCGGTCGGCGCAGGCGATGCTCCGGTGGTGCTCTTCGCGGGCGCGGAGCGTTTGGACGCCCAGCGCTGCACGCTGGGCGAGCCGCCGCTGCTGGACGGCGCGGTGCTGACCCTGGGCGCGCCCGCGGAGCCCGGCCCCGAGCCGGACGAGGACGCGGCCCAGCTGCACGTGGTCGCGGGCCCGGACGCGGGCGGCGTCCATCTGCTGCACGGCGGGGTGATCCACGTCGGCCGCTCCGCCGACGCGGACGTTCCGCTGGACGACCCGGACGTCTCCCGGCTGCACTGCGCGGTCACGGTCGCCGCCGACGGCCGTGTCTCGGTGGCCGACCTGGGCTCCACGAACGGCACGATGCTCGACGGCACGCGGGTCACCGACCGCCCGGTGCGCTTCGCGCCCGGCGCCCTGCTGCGCCTCGGCGAATCGGCCCTGCGGCTGGCCCCGCCCGGTGGCGTGCGGTCGGTGGGGACGGCCCCGGACGGAGAAGGGCATGTGCGGGTCCTCGGTGAGGGCGGGGAGGGCTCGGAAGGCGCCGAGGGTTCCGCGCGGCCGGCGACGAGGCTGACCGTGCCGCACGCACGCGTAGGGGGCGCGGGCGCCCCGGAGACGGGGACGGGCGGCCGCACGGGAGCCGGACATACGGGGCATCGCTCCGCGGCCGACCGTGCCTCCGGAGACACCCACCACGGCTTCAGCGTCCCCGGAGGCACCCACCACGGCGTCAACGGCCCCGGAGGCACCCACCACGGCGTCAACGGCCCCGGAGACACCCATCACGGCTTCGGCGTCTCCGCCTGGGGCGCCTCCGGCGGACTCGCTCCGGGGGCGCAGGAGCACGGGCCCGTGGAGTCCCCCATCCCGGCGCCGGTCGTGCCGGGGCAGGGCGGAGCCCCGCGATGGGAGAGCCGGGACGCGGCATCCGAGGACGCGGTGTACGAGGGCACGCGCAAGGGCACCCCGCTGCGCGGTACGGACGTGCCGCCGGGGGTGCGCAGGCGCGGCGGGTTCACGGCGTGGGCGCGACGGCTGGCGGGAGGCCGCGGCGAACCGGGCGGTACGGGACGGGAGGACGCGTACGGCGAGGACGGCGGTACGTCGGCGCCGGCGCCCTCCGTCCCCCGGGCCCCGGAGAAGTGGCCGGACCCGGCGGCACTGCTGCTGACCGCGCTCGGCCCCGGGCCGCGGCTGTGGGAGCGCGGCCCGGGACACCCGGAGTCGCTCACCGTGCGGCTGGGCACGGCCGACCGGGCGGCGCCCGACGGTTCGGGGCTGCTGCCCGCCGTGCCCGTGACCGCCGGGCTGCGCGAGGTGGGCACCCTCGGCCTGGCCGGGCCCCGCGCCCGGCTGGCCGGGCTGGCGCGCGCGGTGGTGGCGCAGCTCGCCGCGCTGCACTCCCCCGACGCGCTGGAGCTGGTCCTGATCAGCGCCGACCGCTCACGCACCCTGGAGGAGCGCACCGCCGAGTGGTCCTGGCTCGGCTGGCTCCCCCACCTGCGCCCGGCCCACGGCCAGGACTGCCGGCTCCTGCTGGCGTACGACCGCGAACAGGCGACAGCCCGCACGGACGAGCTGTTGCGCCGTCTGGAGGACCACCTCGCGGGCCCGGGCGGCCTCATGGGCACGGGCGGTGCGACCGGCACCGGCCGCCTCATCGGCACGGGACGTGTGAGGGACGCGGGCAGCCACGCCGACACCGGCCGTGCGACCGACCCGGACCGCCACACCGACATGAACCGTCCGGCCGGCGCGGCTGACACGGTCGACGGGGCGTGGAGGGGCGGCCCACATCCCGGCGCCGACCCGAGCGGCCGTTCGAGCGACGGACACCACGCTGCCGCTGACCAGGACCGCTCCTCGGCCGACCGGCAGGGCCGCCCCTCCACGCGCGGTGCCGCCCGTCGGCCCTCCTGGGCGCTGGACGACGACCCGGCGGACGGCGCCTTCGCGGGGCCGTACACCGTGGTCGTCGTGGACGGCGATCCCGGCGGTGCCGATGTGCGCGAGGCCGTGGTCCGGCTGGCGCGGGAGGGAGCGCGGGCCGGGATCCACGTCGTCTGCCTGGCCGAGACGCCGTCCGCCTCGCCCGCGTCGCCGGTGACGGAGACGTTCGAGGCGGCCTGCGCCGCCTCCCCCGTGTTCCGGGAGTGCGGGGCCGTCGCGCTGCTGAGCGGCGACGTGGCGACGGCACTGCGGCTGCTGCGGGTCGCGCCGGGGGGAAGCGCTCAGGCACACGGACACCGCGGCCCCGTCGGACACGGCACGCTCGCCGCCGTGGACGCGGTGTCCCCGGCGTGGGCGGAGCGCTTCGCGCGGGCGCTCGCGCCGTTGCGGACGGATGGCAGCGGGGACCGGCACGCACGTGTGTCGGCGCCGTTGCCCCAGGCGGCCCGGTTGCTGGACGAGTTGGGCCTGGCGCGGGCCACCCCGGCGTCATTGTTGGCGCGTTGGGCGGACGCGGCCGACGACACGGAGTCGCTGGGCGGGCGCGCATGGGCGGTGCTCGGCGCCGGACCGCGCGGCCCCGTGGGTCTGGACCTCGCCGCCGAGGGGCCGCATCTGCTGATAGAGGGCCCGTCCGGCAGTGGTCGTACGGAGCTGCTGCGCTCCATCGCCGCGTCGCTCGCGGCGGCCGAGCGCCCGGACCGGCTCGGGATCGTGCTCGTCGACGGCCGCGACTGCGGGGCGAACGGCGGTACGGGCGGGGACGGCCTGCGCGTCTGTACGGACCTGCCGCACGTCACCACACACCTGGCGGCCAACGACCCGGTGCGCATGCGGGAGTTCGCTCAGTCGCTCAGCGCCGAGCTCAAGCGCCGGGCCGAGCTGCTGGGACGGCTCGGCTTCACCGAGTGGCACACACAGCGGGCGGTGGCGGACCGGATCATGCCGCAGCGGGCGGCTGGAAGCACGGCCTCGGGCGACCTCGACACACCACCGAGTACGACGCTGCGGCTGCGCCCGGCGGCGACCCGACAGCCGACGGAGGCGGCGCCTCCGCCGGCGCGGCTGGTCGTGCTGGTCGACGACCTGGACGGTCTGCTGTCCCCGGCGCTGGGCTCGCCGGGCCGCCCGGCGGCCGGGTCGGTCGTACGGGCGCTGGAGGCGGTGGCCCGGGACGGGGCGCGGCTCGGGGTGCACCTCGTCGCGGCCGCGGACCCTGACGGACGGACGGCGGAATGGGCGCCGGCCCGCACGGCCTCGCTGCGGATCACCCTTGATGCGGTGTCGTCCGGGGTGGACGAACCGTCGCCAGGGCGTGGGCAGTTGACGCGTGACGGCAAGGTGACGCCGTTCCAGGGCGGGCGCATCACGGGGCGTATCCCCCGGACGGCGACCCTTCGCCCGACGGTCGTGCCGCTGGAGTGGCATCGCATGGGGGACCCTCCGGCTCGGCGGCCGGTGCGGGAACTGGGGAACGGACCTACGGACTTGGCGTTGCTGGCGAGTGCGTTGGAGCGGGCGGCGCGGTCGGTGTCGGCGGTGGAGGTGCCGTCGCTGCTCTAG
- a CDS encoding carbohydrate ABC transporter permease, with translation MTTQARSLPKAAPVTVVKAKRSLGARLAAGVSGGLVRVFLIVVGLFWLVPTIGLLLASLRKPADMSASGWWKVFSQPSQLTFESYQKLLENSDITGSLVNTVLITVPATLLVVVIGSLAGYAFAWMEFPGRDWWFLGVVGLLVVPVQVALIPIAELFGKIGLFGTVFGVILFHTGFGLPFAVFLLRNFFAEIPRELLEAARLDGAGELRLFARVVLPLGGPAIASLGIFQFLWVWNDMLVALVFSKSGTQPITVALQTQVRQFGNNIDVLAPGAFISMVVPLAVFFAFQRQFVSGVMAGAVK, from the coding sequence ATGACCACCCAGGCCCGAAGTCTGCCGAAGGCGGCGCCCGTCACGGTCGTCAAGGCGAAGCGGTCCCTCGGGGCGCGGCTCGCGGCCGGTGTCAGCGGCGGTCTGGTCCGTGTCTTCCTGATCGTCGTCGGTCTGTTCTGGCTGGTGCCGACGATCGGGCTGCTGCTGGCCTCCCTGCGTAAACCGGCCGACATGAGCGCCTCCGGCTGGTGGAAGGTGTTCAGTCAGCCCTCGCAGCTGACGTTCGAGAGCTACCAGAAGCTCCTGGAGAACAGCGACATCACGGGCTCCCTGGTGAACACGGTCCTGATCACGGTCCCGGCGACGCTCCTGGTCGTGGTGATCGGCTCCCTCGCGGGCTACGCCTTCGCCTGGATGGAGTTCCCGGGCCGCGACTGGTGGTTCCTGGGCGTGGTCGGCCTGCTGGTCGTCCCCGTGCAGGTGGCGCTGATCCCGATCGCCGAGCTGTTCGGAAAGATCGGCCTGTTCGGCACGGTCTTCGGGGTGATCCTCTTCCACACGGGCTTCGGCCTGCCCTTCGCGGTGTTCCTGCTGCGGAACTTCTTCGCGGAGATCCCCCGGGAGCTGCTGGAGGCGGCCCGGCTCGACGGCGCGGGCGAACTGCGGCTGTTCGCCCGGGTGGTGCTGCCGCTGGGCGGTCCCGCGATCGCGAGTCTCGGCATCTTCCAGTTCCTGTGGGTGTGGAACGACATGCTGGTCGCGCTGGTGTTCAGCAAGTCCGGTACGCAGCCGATCACGGTGGCGCTGCAGACGCAGGTCCGCCAGTTCGGCAACAACATCGACGTGCTGGCCCCGGGCGCGTTCATCTCGATGGTGGTCCCGCTGGCCGTGTTCTTCGCGTTCCAGCGGCAGTTCGTGTCGGGTGTCATGGCGGGCGCCGTCAAGTAG
- a CDS encoding carbohydrate ABC transporter permease, with amino-acid sequence MTSATAAGVGKTPDRPRTRKSVTGTRRTVAALFLLPALVLLGALVVYPIGYSLIRSFLDQPGDSFAGFDNYKALFTDDGIRTALKNNIIWVVFAPTVSTALGLVFAVLTERVRWGTAFKLVVFMPMAISMLAAGIIFRLVYDQDPDKGVANAVWVGVHDTFARSSAFPKAHPGRQSPLKPEQGGFITAAPVHTGVPVTLPLVGVAPDQMPKSAKRAVPAKPEPGRITGTTWQDFTRGKGVGKLGAVDPSEQGYAGMRIEAVKDGKVVASTKAAADGTFTLPASADGARLRLPASNFREPYNGVDWLGPALVTPAVIGAYVWMWAGFAMVLIAAGLAGVPRELLEAARVDGANEWQVFRRVTVPLLAPVLAVVTVTLMINVLKVFDLVFIIPPGSSQDDANVLALELYRKGFSEDQPGIASAIAVFLLLLVIPVMLFNIRRLRREVRR; translated from the coding sequence ATGACGTCGGCCACGGCGGCAGGGGTCGGCAAGACCCCTGACCGGCCCCGGACGCGCAAGAGCGTGACCGGCACCCGCAGGACCGTGGCAGCCCTGTTCCTGCTGCCCGCTCTGGTGCTGCTCGGCGCGCTCGTGGTCTACCCGATCGGGTACTCGCTGATCCGCAGCTTCCTCGACCAGCCCGGTGACTCCTTCGCCGGGTTCGACAACTACAAGGCCCTGTTCACGGACGACGGCATCCGCACCGCCCTGAAGAACAACATCATCTGGGTGGTGTTCGCGCCGACCGTCTCGACCGCGCTCGGGCTGGTCTTCGCGGTGCTCACCGAACGGGTGCGCTGGGGCACGGCGTTCAAGCTGGTCGTCTTCATGCCAATGGCGATCTCGATGCTCGCGGCGGGGATCATCTTCCGGCTGGTGTACGACCAGGACCCGGACAAGGGGGTCGCCAACGCGGTGTGGGTGGGCGTCCACGACACGTTCGCCCGGTCGTCGGCGTTCCCGAAGGCGCACCCGGGCCGCCAGTCGCCCCTCAAGCCCGAGCAGGGCGGCTTCATCACCGCCGCACCCGTGCACACGGGTGTGCCGGTCACGCTCCCCCTCGTGGGCGTCGCCCCCGATCAGATGCCGAAGAGCGCGAAGCGGGCCGTCCCTGCGAAGCCGGAGCCGGGGAGGATCACCGGCACGACCTGGCAGGACTTCACGCGCGGCAAGGGCGTGGGAAAGCTCGGCGCGGTCGACCCGTCCGAGCAGGGCTACGCGGGCATGAGGATCGAGGCGGTGAAGGACGGCAAGGTCGTCGCCTCCACCAAGGCCGCCGCCGACGGGACGTTCACGCTCCCGGCGAGCGCGGACGGGGCCCGGCTGCGCCTTCCGGCAAGCAACTTCAGGGAGCCGTACAACGGTGTCGACTGGCTGGGTCCGGCGCTGGTCACCCCCGCGGTCATCGGCGCGTATGTGTGGATGTGGGCCGGTTTCGCGATGGTGCTGATCGCGGCAGGGCTCGCGGGCGTGCCGCGGGAGCTGCTGGAGGCGGCCCGGGTGGACGGGGCGAACGAGTGGCAGGTGTTCCGCAGGGTCACGGTGCCGCTCCTCGCCCCCGTGCTCGCGGTCGTCACCGTCACGCTGATGATCAACGTACTGAAGGTCTTCGACCTGGTCTTCATCATCCCGCCGGGCTCGTCCCAGGACGACGCGAACGTACTGGCCCTGGAGCTGTACCGGAAGGGCTTCTCGGAGGACCAGCCGGGCATCGCGAGCGCGATCGCGGTGTTCCTGCTGCTGCTCGTCATCCCGGTGATGCTGTTCAACATCCGCAGGCTACGGCGGGAGGTCAGGCGGTGA
- a CDS encoding serine/threonine-protein kinase: MRPVGSKYLLEEPLGRGATGTVWRARQRETAGAEAAVAGQPGETVAIKVLKEELAGDPDIVMRFLRERSVLLRLTHPNIVRVRDLVVEGELLALVMDLVDGPDLHRYLRENGPFTPVAAALLTAQIADALAASHADGVVHRDLKPANVLLKQDAGQMHPMLTDFGIARLADSPGLTRTSEFVGTPAYIAPESAEGRPQTSAVDVYGAGILLYELVTGRPPFGGGTALEVLHQHLSAEPRRPSTVPDPLWTVIERCLRKNPAERPGAENLARALRVVAEGVGVHANSAQIAAAEGVGALLAPDPDPTAVPGAADPTQVLPQGAAASYDPNAATSVLPHTSAGPVGAADPTAVLPNTGAADPTAVMPPVSQHQPGGQPRPEEPHPWQNQLRAARDRNEQTQVQAYLDPGDDPLRRRPQRQVARPQQPQQQPPRRPQPRQQQPAPGYGYPQQQPQQYAPQHQQYAPAPQQQPQQRYAPAPQQPAPQRPQQPAPRPAREPRPPRQGSANPMKIPGLGCLKGCLFTIVILFVAGWLVWELSPLQEWIGTTKSYWDQLTDWFSTVTGWIGQLGGGS, encoded by the coding sequence GTGCGGCCGGTAGGCAGCAAGTACCTGCTCGAGGAGCCGCTCGGACGCGGCGCCACGGGCACCGTCTGGCGAGCCCGCCAGCGTGAGACCGCGGGGGCCGAGGCGGCCGTCGCGGGCCAGCCCGGCGAGACCGTGGCGATCAAGGTCCTCAAGGAAGAGCTGGCCGGCGATCCGGACATCGTGATGCGGTTCCTGCGGGAGCGGTCCGTCCTGCTCCGCCTGACCCACCCGAACATCGTGCGGGTGCGCGATCTGGTGGTCGAGGGTGAGCTGCTGGCGCTGGTCATGGACCTCGTCGACGGCCCCGACCTGCACCGCTACCTCCGGGAGAACGGCCCCTTCACGCCGGTCGCCGCCGCCCTGCTCACCGCGCAGATCGCCGACGCGCTGGCCGCGAGCCACGCCGACGGTGTCGTGCACCGCGACCTGAAGCCCGCGAACGTGCTGCTCAAGCAGGACGCCGGCCAGATGCACCCGATGCTGACCGACTTCGGCATCGCCCGTCTGGCCGACTCGCCGGGCCTCACGCGCACGAGCGAGTTCGTGGGCACGCCCGCGTACATCGCCCCCGAGTCGGCCGAGGGCCGTCCGCAGACCTCCGCCGTCGACGTCTACGGCGCCGGCATCCTGCTGTACGAGCTGGTCACCGGGCGTCCGCCGTTCGGCGGCGGGACGGCCCTTGAGGTGCTCCACCAGCATCTGAGCGCCGAGCCGCGGCGCCCGTCGACGGTGCCCGACCCGTTGTGGACCGTCATAGAGCGCTGCCTGCGCAAGAACCCGGCGGAACGGCCCGGCGCCGAGAACCTGGCGCGGGCGCTGCGGGTCGTCGCCGAGGGTGTCGGTGTGCACGCGAACTCCGCGCAGATCGCCGCCGCGGAGGGCGTGGGCGCGCTGCTCGCGCCGGACCCGGACCCGACCGCCGTTCCCGGCGCCGCCGACCCCACGCAGGTACTGCCGCAGGGCGCGGCGGCCTCGTACGACCCGAACGCGGCGACCAGTGTCCTGCCGCATACGTCGGCGGGGCCCGTGGGCGCCGCGGACCCCACCGCCGTCCTGCCGAACACCGGCGCGGCCGACCCGACGGCCGTCATGCCGCCGGTGTCCCAGCACCAGCCGGGCGGGCAGCCCCGGCCGGAGGAGCCGCACCCCTGGCAGAACCAGCTGCGCGCGGCCCGCGACCGTAATGAACAGACGCAGGTCCAGGCGTACCTCGACCCCGGCGACGACCCGCTGCGCCGCCGCCCGCAGCGGCAGGTCGCCCGCCCCCAGCAGCCGCAGCAACAGCCCCCGCGGCGTCCGCAGCCCAGGCAGCAGCAGCCCGCGCCCGGGTACGGATATCCGCAGCAGCAGCCCCAGCAGTACGCGCCCCAGCATCAGCAGTACGCGCCTGCCCCTCAGCAGCAGCCACAGCAGCGGTACGCGCCCGCGCCGCAGCAGCCCGCCCCGCAGCGGCCCCAGCAGCCGGCGCCGCGTCCGGCGCGCGAGCCGCGGCCGCCGCGGCAGGGCAGCGCCAATCCGATGAAGATCCCCGGACTCGGCTGCCTGAAGGGCTGTCTGTTCACGATCGTCATCCTGTTCGTCGCCGGGTGGCTCGTCTGGGAGTTGAGTCCGCTTCAGGAGTGGATCGGTACGACGAAGTCGTACTGGGACCAGCTGACCGACTGGTTCTCGACCGTGACCGGGTGGATCGGGCAGTTGGGCGGGGGTTCGTAG
- a CDS encoding ABC transporter substrate-binding protein produces the protein MHSTLRTHNTLRTHSTLRTHRTRRAAQAAAAAVIVGALALTGCGGDNDKGGSGKPSGGGKESGATVTLPELNGQSLEVAAVWTGGEQANFKKVLAEFEKRTGAKVTFVPAQDPIINFLGSKIAGGQPPDVALLPQPGAIKQAVDKKWAKPIGPEAQAELGKNYSQGWQDIGKVGGKQYGVYYKAANKSLIWYNAKVFENAGAQEPKTWQELMSAAQKVYDSGVTPFSVGGAEGWTLTDWFENVYLSQAGPDKYDQLAQHKIKWTDPSVKDALTTLAQIWGKKDYVAGGAKGALQTEFTKSVTQTFTGGDQPKAGMVFEGDFVQVNIAETKAKIGTDAKVFPFPRVGSEAPVVSGGDAAVILKDSKAAQALVTFLASPDAATIQAKLGGYLSPNKKVPNSAYPNPVQQKIAKSLIASGDNFRFDMSDQAPQAFGGTPGKGEWKDLQDFLKNPKDVAGTQAKLEADAAKAYGG, from the coding sequence ATGCACAGCACTCTTCGTACGCACAACACTCTTCGTACGCACAGCACTCTTCGTACGCATAGGACCCGCCGAGCCGCGCAAGCCGCGGCGGCCGCCGTGATCGTCGGAGCGCTCGCGCTCACCGGTTGCGGGGGCGACAACGACAAGGGCGGCAGTGGCAAGCCGAGCGGCGGTGGCAAGGAGAGCGGCGCCACGGTCACGCTCCCCGAGCTGAACGGTCAGAGCCTGGAGGTCGCCGCCGTCTGGACCGGTGGCGAGCAGGCCAACTTCAAGAAGGTGCTCGCCGAGTTCGAGAAGCGCACCGGCGCCAAGGTCACCTTCGTACCCGCCCAGGACCCGATCATCAACTTCCTCGGTTCGAAGATCGCCGGCGGGCAGCCGCCGGACGTCGCGCTGCTCCCGCAGCCCGGCGCCATCAAGCAGGCCGTCGACAAGAAGTGGGCGAAGCCCATCGGTCCCGAGGCGCAGGCGGAACTCGGCAAGAACTACTCGCAGGGCTGGCAGGACATCGGCAAGGTGGGCGGCAAGCAGTACGGCGTGTACTACAAGGCCGCAAACAAGTCCCTGATCTGGTACAACGCGAAGGTCTTCGAGAACGCCGGGGCACAGGAGCCCAAGACCTGGCAGGAGCTGATGTCCGCCGCGCAGAAGGTCTACGACTCCGGCGTCACCCCGTTCTCCGTCGGCGGCGCCGAGGGCTGGACCCTCACCGACTGGTTCGAGAACGTCTACCTCTCCCAGGCGGGCCCGGACAAGTACGACCAGCTGGCCCAGCACAAGATCAAGTGGACGGACCCGTCCGTGAAGGACGCGCTGACCACGCTCGCCCAGATCTGGGGCAAGAAGGACTACGTCGCGGGCGGCGCGAAGGGCGCGCTGCAGACCGAGTTCACCAAGTCCGTCACCCAGACCTTCACCGGCGGCGACCAGCCGAAGGCCGGCATGGTCTTCGAGGGCGACTTCGTGCAGGTCAACATCGCGGAGACCAAGGCGAAGATCGGCACGGACGCGAAGGTGTTCCCGTTCCCGCGCGTGGGCAGCGAGGCGCCCGTGGTCTCCGGCGGTGACGCGGCCGTCATCCTGAAGGACTCCAAGGCGGCCCAGGCGCTGGTCACCTTCCTCGCCTCGCCGGACGCGGCGACGATCCAGGCGAAGCTGGGCGGCTACCTCTCGCCCAACAAGAAGGTGCCGAACTCGGCGTATCCGAACCCTGTACAGCAGAAGATCGCCAAGTCCCTGATCGCGTCCGGCGACAACTTCCGCTTCGACATGTCCGACCAGGCCCCGCAGGCCTTCGGTGGCACACCGGGCAAGGGCGAGTGGAAGGACCTCCAGGACTTCCTGAAGAACCCGAAGGACGTCGCGGGCACGCAGGCGAAACTGGAGGCGGACGCGGCGAAGGCGTACGGAGGCTGA